In Sphingomonas sp. G-3-2-10, a single window of DNA contains:
- a CDS encoding phosphoenolpyruvate carboxykinase, with amino-acid sequence MTERMPRHGLDAQGIGTGATLHWNLIAAELVEHALRRGEGKLAKDGPLVVATGKHTGRSAKDKFIVRDAETENTVWWGDTNRGMTPEHFAALKADFLSEVAQRDTLFVQDLYGGSQPEHRVKVRVINELAWHNQFIRTLLVRPTTGELADFVPEYTIIDLPSFRATPERHGCRSETVIAVNFTEKLILIGGTAYAGEMKKSVFGLLNYLLPEQGIMPMHCSANIGPNGDTAVFFGLSGTGKTTLSADASRTLIGDDEHGWSDTAVFNFEGGCYAKMINLSAEAEPEIFATTKRFGTVLENVVMDPETRELDFNDNTLAENSRGSYPIDFIPNTSENNLGPVPQNIIFLTADAYGVLPPIAKLTPEQAMYHFLSGYTARVAGTEIGVTEPSATFSTCFGAPFMPRHPSVYGNLLKERIAKGGVKCWLVNTGWSGGKATKPGIKRMPIKVTRALLNAALDGSLNSAEFRKDPNFGFMVPVAVGEIDPNMLDPRAAWSNKAEYDATAGKLVDEFVANFAQFADHVDEGVRQAAPGATENA; translated from the coding sequence TTGACCGAGCGTATGCCGCGTCACGGCCTCGATGCACAGGGCATCGGGACCGGGGCCACCCTTCACTGGAACCTCATTGCCGCCGAGCTCGTCGAGCACGCGCTGCGCCGGGGCGAGGGCAAGCTCGCCAAGGATGGCCCGCTGGTCGTCGCTACGGGCAAGCACACCGGACGCAGCGCGAAGGACAAGTTCATCGTCCGTGACGCCGAGACCGAGAATACGGTGTGGTGGGGCGACACCAATCGCGGCATGACGCCGGAGCATTTCGCGGCGCTGAAGGCCGATTTCCTCTCCGAAGTGGCCCAGCGCGACACGCTGTTCGTACAGGACCTGTACGGCGGCTCGCAGCCCGAACATCGCGTGAAGGTTCGCGTGATCAACGAGCTGGCATGGCACAACCAGTTCATCCGCACGCTGCTGGTGCGCCCGACGACCGGCGAGCTGGCGGACTTCGTGCCCGAATACACCATCATCGACCTGCCGAGCTTCCGCGCCACGCCCGAGCGTCACGGCTGCCGCAGCGAGACCGTGATCGCGGTCAACTTCACCGAGAAGCTGATCCTGATCGGCGGCACCGCCTATGCCGGCGAGATGAAGAAGTCGGTCTTCGGCCTGCTCAACTATCTGCTGCCGGAACAGGGCATCATGCCGATGCACTGCTCGGCCAATATCGGCCCGAACGGCGACACCGCGGTGTTCTTCGGCCTGTCGGGCACCGGCAAGACCACGCTGTCGGCCGACGCGTCGCGCACGCTGATCGGCGACGACGAGCATGGCTGGTCGGACACCGCAGTCTTCAATTTCGAGGGCGGCTGCTACGCCAAGATGATCAACCTGTCGGCCGAGGCCGAGCCGGAGATCTTCGCGACGACCAAGCGCTTCGGCACGGTGCTCGAGAATGTCGTGATGGACCCCGAGACCCGCGAGCTCGACTTCAACGACAACACGCTGGCCGAGAACAGCCGCGGTTCGTATCCGATCGACTTCATCCCCAACACGTCGGAAAACAATCTCGGCCCGGTGCCGCAGAACATCATCTTCCTGACCGCGGACGCCTATGGCGTGCTCCCGCCGATCGCGAAGCTGACGCCGGAACAGGCGATGTACCACTTCCTCTCGGGCTATACCGCGCGCGTCGCGGGCACCGAGATCGGCGTGACCGAGCCTTCGGCGACTTTCTCGACCTGCTTCGGCGCGCCGTTCATGCCGCGCCACCCGTCGGTCTATGGCAATCTGCTCAAGGAGCGGATCGCGAAGGGCGGGGTGAAGTGCTGGCTGGTCAACACCGGCTGGTCGGGCGGCAAGGCGACGAAGCCGGGCATCAAGCGGATGCCGATCAAGGTGACCCGCGCGCTGCTCAACGCCGCGCTCGACGGCAGCCTGAATTCGGCCGAGTTCCGCAAGGATCCGAATTTCGGCTTCATGGTGCCGGTCGCGGTGGGCGAGATCGATCCCAATATGCTCGATCCGCGCGCGGCCTGGTCGAACAAGGCCGAATATGATGCGACCGCGGGCAAGCTAGTCGACGAGTTCGTCGCCAACTTCGCCCAATTCGCCGACCATGTCGACGAAGGGGTGCGACAAGCGGCGCCTGGAGCGACCGAAAACGCCTGA
- the infA gene encoding translation initiation factor IF-1 produces MAKEELMTLDGMVEEVLPDGRFRVCLENDHRVIVYTAGKMRKFRIRTLVGDRVMVEMSPYDLEKGRLVYRERVASMGFQQRKGARR; encoded by the coding sequence GTGGCCAAAGAAGAATTGATGACCCTCGACGGCATGGTCGAGGAAGTGCTGCCCGATGGCCGCTTCCGCGTCTGCCTCGAAAATGATCACCGCGTGATCGTCTATACCGCTGGAAAGATGCGCAAATTCCGCATCCGCACGCTGGTCGGCGACCGCGTCATGGTGGAGATGTCGCCCTATGATCTGGAGAAGGGCCGGCTGGTCTATCGCGAACGCGTCGCCAGCATGGGCTTCCAGCAGCGCAAGGGCGCTCGCAGGTGA
- a CDS encoding DUF885 family protein, which translates to MHTDRRHLLLGAGATAALATLPARALAAPGNEARAQALIDRIAEQALKTSPEGATSLGIDNGKRARLKHRLEDRTIRGKLAVQANLTRAISEIDRLDQTGLSHTMRVNLDVVKTAYQSGVEGLKFGYGDVAVGSWRNAPYVVVQNVGAFLDTPRMLENDHRIASKEDGEAYIDRLAAYAGQLDGETERLKIAASKGVIAPDFLLDKCLKQIKQARSGHVAAWSLVTSVANRTAGMKGDFGQRAFDICTSVVAPALDRQIAELERHRAKATSDAGVWKFPDGEAYYAWALRAGTTTTRTPEEVHQQGRAELAELQNEMDGILKKLGFSSGTVGERMTALGKDERFLYPDNDAGRAEIMKFLNERIVDIRGRMPQAFHTLVKGNVEVKRLPLAEEPGAPGAYGGPGSIDGTVPGRFWINLHTTRLHTRYGLPTLTYHEAIPGHGWQGEYTFKLPLIRSILAFNAYSEGWALYAEQLASELGVYENDPIGRLGYLQSIAFRACRLVVDTGLHAKRWTRAQAIEWFATTNGSGIDEVTSEVDRYCSWPGQACGYKVGHSEINRLRKHTQAELGAKYDFKAFNDAMVLGGNVPMTVLGRVIEAHIAERKA; encoded by the coding sequence ATGCATACCGACCGCCGCCACCTGTTGCTTGGCGCGGGAGCAACCGCCGCGCTCGCTACCCTGCCCGCCCGCGCCCTTGCCGCACCCGGCAACGAAGCCAGGGCGCAGGCGCTGATCGACCGGATCGCCGAACAGGCGCTGAAGACTTCGCCCGAAGGCGCGACCTCGCTCGGCATCGACAATGGCAAGCGCGCGCGGCTGAAGCATCGGCTGGAAGACCGCACGATCCGGGGCAAGCTGGCGGTTCAGGCGAACCTGACCCGGGCCATCTCCGAGATCGACCGGCTCGACCAGACCGGCCTGAGCCACACGATGCGGGTCAATCTCGACGTGGTGAAGACCGCCTATCAGTCGGGCGTCGAAGGGCTGAAGTTCGGCTATGGCGACGTCGCGGTCGGCAGCTGGCGCAACGCGCCCTATGTCGTCGTCCAGAATGTCGGCGCGTTTCTCGATACCCCGCGAATGCTCGAGAACGACCATCGCATCGCCAGCAAGGAAGATGGCGAAGCCTATATCGATCGCCTTGCCGCTTATGCCGGCCAGCTCGACGGCGAGACCGAGCGGCTGAAGATCGCAGCGTCGAAGGGCGTGATCGCGCCCGACTTCCTGCTCGACAAATGCCTGAAGCAGATCAAGCAGGCACGCAGCGGCCATGTCGCGGCATGGAGCCTCGTTACCTCGGTCGCCAATCGCACCGCAGGCATGAAGGGCGATTTCGGCCAGCGCGCCTTCGACATCTGCACCTCGGTGGTCGCGCCCGCGCTAGACCGGCAGATCGCCGAGCTCGAACGGCATCGCGCAAAGGCGACCAGCGACGCCGGCGTGTGGAAATTCCCCGATGGCGAGGCCTATTATGCCTGGGCGCTGCGCGCGGGCACGACCACGACTCGCACGCCGGAAGAAGTCCATCAGCAGGGCCGCGCCGAACTGGCCGAGCTGCAGAACGAGATGGACGGCATCCTCAAGAAGCTCGGCTTCTCCAGCGGCACCGTGGGCGAGCGGATGACCGCGCTCGGCAAGGACGAGCGCTTCCTCTATCCGGACAACGACGCCGGCCGTGCCGAGATCATGAAGTTCCTCAACGAGCGGATCGTCGATATTCGCGGCCGGATGCCGCAGGCGTTCCACACGCTGGTGAAGGGCAATGTCGAGGTGAAGCGCCTGCCGCTCGCCGAGGAACCGGGCGCGCCCGGCGCCTATGGCGGCCCGGGATCGATCGACGGCACCGTGCCCGGCCGTTTCTGGATCAACCTGCACACCACGCGGCTGCACACCCGCTACGGCTTGCCCACGCTGACCTATCACGAAGCGATCCCCGGTCATGGCTGGCAGGGCGAATATACGTTCAAGCTGCCGCTGATCCGCTCGATCCTCGCCTTCAACGCCTATAGCGAAGGCTGGGCGCTGTACGCCGAACAGCTGGCGAGCGAGCTGGGCGTGTACGAGAACGATCCCATCGGGCGGCTCGGCTATCTCCAGTCGATCGCGTTCCGCGCGTGCCGCCTGGTGGTCGACACTGGCCTCCACGCCAAGCGCTGGACGCGGGCACAGGCAATCGAATGGTTCGCCACGACCAACGGCTCGGGCATCGACGAAGTCACCAGCGAGGTCGACCGCTACTGCTCCTGGCCGGGTCAGGCCTGCGGCTACAAGGTCGGCCACAGCGAGATCAACCGGCTGCGCAAGCATACGCAGGCCGAATTGGGCGCGAAGTACGACTTCAAGGCGTTCAACGACGCGATGGTGCTGGGCGGCAACGTGCCGATGACCGTACTGGGCCGTGTGATCGAAGCGCATATCGCCGAGCGCAAGGCATGA
- a CDS encoding NfeD family protein has product MTEIQNLLNEPGIAWLALAAVLAIVELLMPGIFLVFIAAGAAVTGLIALVLPLPIFAEIAIFAVASSIAVAIGRRWYSRHPIESSDPLLNDRIARLIGQTVTVSHAIVSGEGRVRVGDGEWPARGVDMPTGARVRVTGAKDGSLDVEPIAN; this is encoded by the coding sequence GTGACCGAGATCCAGAACCTGCTGAACGAGCCCGGCATCGCCTGGCTCGCGCTGGCGGCGGTGCTGGCGATCGTCGAGCTGCTGATGCCCGGCATCTTCCTGGTCTTCATCGCCGCCGGCGCGGCGGTGACCGGGCTGATCGCGCTGGTGCTGCCCCTGCCGATCTTCGCCGAGATCGCGATCTTCGCGGTGGCTTCTTCGATCGCGGTGGCGATCGGGCGGCGCTGGTATTCGCGTCATCCGATCGAAAGCAGCGATCCGCTGCTCAACGACCGCATCGCCCGGCTGATCGGCCAGACCGTCACCGTATCCCATGCGATCGTGTCGGGCGAAGGCCGGGTCCGTGTCGGCGACGGGGAATGGCCGGCACGCGGTGTCGACATGCCGACGGGCGCGCGCGTGCGCGTGACCGGGGCGAAGGACGGCTCGCTCGACGTCGAGCCGATCGCGAACTGA